One stretch of Pedobacter riviphilus DNA includes these proteins:
- a CDS encoding Gfo/Idh/MocA family protein — protein MNKQKIRIGFIGLNPDSHWAAAAHLPALRSLSDDFEIIGVANRSYESSKKTAQTLNLPLAFKDAQSLVSSSEIDLVVVTVKVPYHFDLVSAALNAGKHVFCEWPLGNGLVEGRKLAALARQKGVIAAIGTQMRYAPEVTYLKQLIADGYVGKVLSTTLIGAGGSWGNETTADLYYLHDQANGATMQAIPLAHTLVGLTEVLGSIEQLSARMLTQFDQVRLTDTGVLKLKNAQDQILIHGALKSGAALSVHYRGGITRGTNLLWEINGTAGDLQVTGENGHGQIVQLAIRGARGEEKEMKTLMPPASAYSGWPSFSGARNVGHLYALIAEDIRTGSRKAPDFEDGVALHELVDRIEKSSQERKEAWMRSDDKDVES, from the coding sequence ATGAATAAGCAAAAAATCCGCATAGGGTTCATCGGGCTTAATCCCGACAGCCACTGGGCAGCAGCAGCCCACTTACCCGCTTTGAGGTCATTGTCTGATGACTTCGAGATCATTGGAGTGGCCAACCGAAGTTACGAGAGCTCAAAAAAAACAGCACAGACCTTAAATCTTCCCCTTGCCTTTAAGGATGCGCAATCACTGGTTAGCTCAAGCGAGATTGACCTGGTCGTGGTAACAGTAAAAGTCCCATATCACTTTGACCTGGTCAGTGCAGCACTGAATGCGGGCAAACATGTTTTTTGCGAATGGCCTTTGGGAAACGGACTAGTGGAAGGCAGGAAACTGGCAGCGTTGGCCAGGCAGAAAGGCGTTATCGCTGCAATCGGAACACAGATGCGCTACGCGCCGGAGGTGACCTACCTAAAGCAACTTATAGCAGATGGCTATGTAGGTAAGGTATTATCCACTACGCTGATCGGTGCCGGGGGTAGCTGGGGAAATGAAACGACAGCGGATCTTTATTACCTCCATGATCAGGCTAATGGTGCAACAATGCAAGCCATACCTTTAGCCCATACGCTGGTGGGCTTAACGGAGGTATTGGGAAGTATTGAACAGCTGTCGGCCCGGATGCTGACCCAGTTTGACCAGGTCAGGTTGACCGATACAGGAGTGTTAAAGCTTAAAAATGCCCAGGACCAGATATTGATACATGGTGCGCTTAAAAGCGGTGCCGCCTTATCTGTGCACTACCGTGGCGGCATAACACGGGGAACTAACTTACTATGGGAGATCAACGGTACAGCCGGTGATTTGCAGGTAACAGGTGAAAATGGTCATGGCCAAATTGTTCAACTGGCTATCAGAGGCGCGAGGGGAGAAGAAAAAGAAATGAAAACACTTATGCCGCCTGCCAGTGCCTACAGCGGATGGCCGTCTTTTTCAGGAGCCCGGAATGTTGGCCATCTGTATGCCTTGATCGCCGAAGATATCCGTACGGGTTCAAGAAAAGCGCCGGATTTCGAGGATGGTGTTGCGCTTCATGAATTGGTTGACCGTATCGAGAAATCCTCGCAAGAGAGAAAAGAAGCGTGGATGAGGAGTGATGATAAAGATGTCGAATCTTAA
- a CDS encoding DoxX family protein, producing the protein MSQKTIKVTGWILTAILGLLLTMSATMKITLNDTALAQAVAFGINTATYQFIGVIEILSLLLFIIPRTGMPGTMRLVAYLGGAIVTHLQHQQPIAMVVSVQALLWATVIVRFPELGQRIFPAKNIEQL; encoded by the coding sequence ATGTCACAGAAAACAATCAAAGTTACAGGGTGGATTTTGACGGCCATATTAGGCCTGCTCCTCACGATGAGTGCCACAATGAAAATTACGCTGAATGATACTGCCCTGGCCCAGGCCGTTGCGTTCGGCATCAATACGGCGACTTATCAGTTTATAGGTGTGATCGAAATCCTCTCGCTGCTGCTTTTCATCATTCCAAGAACAGGGATGCCGGGAACAATGCGCTTAGTGGCCTATCTGGGCGGAGCCATTGTAACCCACCTGCAGCACCAGCAACCCATAGCAATGGTAGTTTCTGTCCAGGCTTTACTTTGGGCCACGGTTATCGTGCGTTTTCCTGAACTGGGACAAAGAATTTTTCCGGCAAAAAATATTGAACAATTATGA
- a CDS encoding winged helix-turn-helix transcriptional regulator codes for MAKHTIESCAKAKMAIRDTLDIVGGKWKLVLISVLQSGKKGFNELSREAAISPRILSKELQEMEMNGLVSRKVCDTKPVTVQYELTPYSETLDDVLTAMEKWGFQHRNNIIQGIK; via the coding sequence ATGGCAAAACATACGATCGAAAGTTGTGCAAAAGCCAAAATGGCAATACGTGATACGCTGGATATAGTGGGCGGAAAATGGAAATTAGTCTTGATTTCAGTGCTTCAGAGCGGCAAAAAAGGATTCAATGAGTTATCCAGGGAAGCGGCCATATCCCCTCGCATCCTGTCCAAGGAATTGCAGGAAATGGAAATGAACGGACTGGTAAGCCGAAAGGTATGCGACACTAAACCCGTTACTGTCCAGTACGAACTCACGCCTTACAGCGAAACCCTGGATGATGTATTGACAGCAATGGAAAAATGGGGATTCCAGCACAGGAATAACATCATCCAAGGTATAAAATAA
- a CDS encoding pirin family protein, giving the protein MRNRSISIITENHWHNGFLGNGHKAMAVLDGVSYKNSDPFILFMDDVLDLPGGAPVGGAHPHAGFETLTLVLEGNDREWKTGSFELMTAGKGIVHTEEITSKQKLRILQVWLVLPPEQRHAQPFLQKILLEDVPTIRTGEYEIRVYSGSSNGLVSSLKTHTPFTLIDFRLKKLALVNQEIPLQYHGLVYVLQGRVKVGGKIISSGQAGWLEGMDEKGSGRLTLEAPDEDTHFVLYAGQPHHVPVVQHGPFVADSMEEIALLYRKFKDGQFPHLNDLSDEQKITYHSDGGIDSKAT; this is encoded by the coding sequence ATGAGAAACAGAAGCATATCAATAATTACTGAGAACCACTGGCACAACGGATTTTTGGGCAATGGACACAAAGCGATGGCTGTCCTTGATGGTGTAAGCTATAAAAACAGCGATCCTTTTATCCTGTTTATGGATGACGTATTGGACCTGCCCGGTGGAGCGCCAGTTGGTGGAGCACATCCCCACGCTGGATTTGAGACCCTGACCCTGGTGCTGGAAGGTAATGACCGGGAATGGAAAACGGGAAGTTTTGAGCTGATGACGGCTGGAAAGGGAATTGTCCACACCGAGGAGATCACCTCAAAACAAAAGCTGCGTATCTTACAGGTGTGGCTGGTATTACCACCTGAACAGCGGCATGCCCAGCCTTTTTTGCAAAAAATATTACTCGAAGATGTGCCAACAATTAGGACCGGCGAATACGAAATCCGTGTTTACAGTGGCAGTAGCAACGGTTTGGTCTCTTCCTTGAAAACCCATACACCATTTACCCTGATTGACTTCAGGCTGAAAAAGCTTGCGTTGGTAAATCAGGAAATTCCATTGCAGTATCATGGCCTGGTCTATGTGCTTCAAGGCCGGGTAAAGGTGGGGGGTAAAATTATCAGTTCTGGGCAAGCTGGCTGGCTTGAAGGAATGGATGAAAAAGGCAGTGGCCGGCTCACCCTGGAGGCACCGGATGAGGATACCCATTTTGTGCTGTATGCTGGACAGCCGCATCACGTTCCCGTTGTCCAGCACGGACCTTTCGTAGCCGACTCGATGGAAGAAATCGCTTTGCTGTACCGGAAGTTTAAAGATGGACAGTTCCCACATTTGAACGACTTGTCAGATGAGCAGAAGATTACATATCATTCAGATGGGGGCATTGATTCAAAGGCTACTTAA
- a CDS encoding SDR family oxidoreductase, with protein MDVLGGIPYGRPAEPEEVAELVSFLVSPRAGYLTGTAFVIDGGTIPTI; from the coding sequence ATGGATGTTTTGGGCGGGATTCCGTATGGCAGACCCGCCGAGCCGGAAGAGGTAGCGGAACTGGTAAGCTTCCTTGTTTCTCCAAGGGCAGGTTATCTAACGGGTACAGCATTCGTAATCGATGGCGGCACCATCCCTACCATTTAG
- a CDS encoding SDR family oxidoreductase produces the protein MTNSNKDKTVLVTGGSGFIAVHCILKLLQQGYTVRTTLRSLSRQNEVKDMLKVGGISSFDNLSFIEANLSDDKNWNKAVEGCEYVLHVASPTPAIKFKHEDELIIPAKDGVLRVLSASRDANVKRVVLTSAFGAIGMGHKNRTTPYTENDWTNINSNIPPYQKSKTIAEKAAWEFIKNEGGNLELSVINPVGVMGPVLGADYSHSNQSIRQMLEGEIKACPKITSCYVDVRDVADLHLLAMAHPKANGERFLATSGDALSMLDVAKILKRRLGDDATKVPTKEIPNFVLRIAAWRKPELKMLVALLGQYMQASGDKAKKLLNWSPRTNEEAIVATAESLLKLGLIKKIKK, from the coding sequence ATGACAAATTCAAACAAAGACAAAACAGTTTTAGTAACGGGCGGTTCTGGATTTATAGCAGTTCACTGCATTTTAAAATTACTGCAACAAGGCTATACTGTCAGAACAACACTTCGTTCGTTAAGCAGACAGAATGAAGTAAAAGACATGTTGAAAGTTGGTGGCATCAGTTCTTTTGACAATCTTTCATTTATTGAAGCAAATCTTTCTGACGATAAAAATTGGAACAAGGCAGTTGAAGGTTGTGAATATGTATTACACGTTGCATCGCCTACACCGGCAATTAAATTTAAGCACGAAGATGAATTAATCATCCCTGCAAAAGATGGTGTACTAAGGGTTTTGAGCGCCTCGAGAGATGCCAATGTAAAACGAGTTGTGCTGACTTCTGCTTTCGGTGCAATTGGAATGGGACATAAAAACCGCACTACGCCATACACTGAAAACGATTGGACAAACATAAACAGTAACATCCCTCCTTACCAAAAATCTAAAACCATTGCAGAGAAAGCTGCCTGGGAATTTATAAAAAATGAAGGAGGCAATCTTGAACTTTCTGTTATAAACCCGGTTGGTGTTATGGGGCCGGTTTTAGGAGCGGATTATTCACATTCCAATCAATCCATAAGACAGATGCTGGAAGGCGAAATTAAGGCTTGTCCAAAAATTACTTCTTGTTATGTTGATGTCCGTGATGTTGCCGATTTACACTTGCTGGCAATGGCACATCCAAAAGCAAACGGCGAAAGATTCTTGGCAACATCTGGCGATGCCCTATCAATGTTAGATGTCGCAAAAATACTTAAACGAAGATTGGGTGATGATGCAACAAAAGTTCCAACCAAAGAAATTCCAAATTTTGTATTACGCATTGCCGCATGGCGCAAGCCCGAATTAAAAATGCTGGTCGCTTTATTGGGTCAATATATGCAAGCCAGCGGCGACAAGGCAAAAAAATTACTAAATTGGTCTCCCCGCACAAATGAAGAGGCGATAGTGGCAACAGCTGAAAGTTTGTTGAAATTAGGGCTAATCAAAAAAATAAAGAAATGA
- a CDS encoding helix-turn-helix domain-containing protein, with amino-acid sequence MKETAISACYVSPSLSTEQFVPDHCFMYLIAGTMLAYDGSKEYKIKGGDYGLARRNHLAKYTKQPDNGAFKKIYILFEQDFLKEFQETYKFKVEDKKTPGGIIPLKKNALVKNFIQSLTPYFNEHGTIDEQFLNVKRSELLLVLLKNNPELANILFDFSTPEKIDLEAYMNRNYKFNVRIERFAYLTGRSLSAFKRDFEKIFNATPSHWLVQKRLEEAYHLIDKKNKKPSEIYLDLGFEDLSHFSFAFKKLFGHSPTKLTESKNTSR; translated from the coding sequence ATGAAAGAAACTGCTATATCCGCCTGCTATGTAAGCCCCTCACTATCAACGGAACAGTTTGTTCCCGATCATTGTTTTATGTACCTCATTGCAGGCACCATGCTTGCTTATGACGGAAGTAAAGAATATAAAATAAAGGGTGGGGATTATGGCTTGGCAAGGCGAAATCATTTAGCAAAATACACTAAACAGCCTGATAACGGAGCGTTTAAAAAAATCTACATTTTGTTTGAACAGGATTTTTTGAAAGAATTTCAAGAAACTTATAAATTTAAGGTAGAAGATAAAAAGACACCTGGTGGTATTATACCGTTAAAAAAAAATGCATTAGTCAAAAATTTCATCCAATCGCTTACACCTTATTTCAATGAACACGGAACAATTGACGAACAATTTTTGAACGTAAAGCGCAGCGAATTGCTTTTAGTATTGCTGAAAAACAACCCGGAACTGGCAAATATTTTATTTGATTTTAGCACCCCTGAAAAAATAGACCTTGAAGCATATATGAACCGCAATTACAAATTCAATGTAAGGATAGAACGCTTTGCCTATTTGACCGGACGTAGTTTATCCGCTTTTAAACGGGATTTCGAAAAAATATTTAATGCGACACCAAGCCATTGGCTGGTGCAAAAAAGGTTGGAAGAAGCCTACCATTTAATTGATAAAAAAAACAAAAAGCCATCTGAGATTTACCTTGACTTAGGCTTTGAGGACTTATCACATTTTTCATTTGCATTTAAAAAGCTGTTCGGACATTCGCCAACAAAACTGACCGAATCAAAGAACACAAGCCGCTAA
- a CDS encoding leucine-rich repeat domain-containing protein, which yields MMSIKILFGCILFSLSLSSASAQIVNFPDPSFKQALIKKKVDTNNDGEIQVAEAEKVTKLYLEETGFSSMEGIKSFRNLEEFGTYKNKIRQVDLQGMTSLKRLYLVGSEIEILNITGCLNLEHLSLTGNRLKDIDITKFKKLTELSLNYNQFTRIEVSNYPELKTLNVSDNSITDFKISGCPKLQSLFIRKNKIAGNLDLTGFPALQIFSADNNLLSSVNIHGLKKLESFSCLYCNVTTLNLSGAENLIDLIW from the coding sequence ATGATGTCCATTAAAATACTGTTTGGCTGTATCTTATTTTCGCTAAGCCTATCCTCGGCCAGCGCTCAAATCGTAAATTTCCCTGACCCGAGTTTCAAACAGGCTCTCATTAAAAAGAAAGTGGATACCAACAATGATGGGGAGATACAGGTAGCCGAAGCGGAGAAGGTTACCAAATTATACCTGGAAGAGACTGGTTTTTCATCTATGGAAGGCATAAAAAGCTTTAGGAACCTTGAGGAATTCGGCACTTACAAAAACAAAATCAGGCAGGTGGATCTGCAAGGGATGACCAGCCTTAAGCGCCTGTACCTTGTGGGCAGTGAAATAGAAATATTGAATATAACAGGCTGCCTGAATCTTGAGCACTTATCGCTGACAGGTAATAGGCTTAAGGACATAGATATAACGAAGTTTAAAAAACTGACAGAGCTTAGCTTGAATTACAACCAATTTACCAGGATAGAGGTAAGCAATTATCCTGAGCTGAAGACACTAAACGTTTCTGACAATAGTATTACCGATTTTAAGATTAGTGGTTGCCCCAAACTGCAATCGCTGTTCATCCGGAAAAACAAAATAGCAGGGAATTTAGATCTTACTGGATTTCCTGCGCTACAAATTTTTTCTGCAGACAACAATTTGCTTTCATCTGTAAATATCCATGGCTTAAAAAAACTGGAGTCTTTTTCCTGCCTGTATTGTAATGTTACAACATTAAATTTAAGCGGAGCTGAGAACCTGATCGATCTAATATGGTAG
- a CDS encoding nuclear transport factor 2 family protein — protein MNLPKLISDLVEAQNIHNGAAYASLFSDDAVVFDEGKTHNGKQEIQNWIEKSNQEYQSVLKPISYNDSANGSVLEAEVSGTFPGSPAVLRFNFTFQNGLVGSLKITG, from the coding sequence ATGAACCTACCAAAATTAATATCAGACTTAGTGGAAGCACAGAACATCCACAACGGAGCAGCTTATGCTTCCCTTTTTTCAGACGATGCCGTAGTATTCGACGAAGGAAAGACACATAACGGAAAACAGGAAATCCAGAACTGGATAGAAAAATCAAACCAGGAGTATCAGAGCGTGCTAAAACCGATCAGCTATAATGATAGTGCAAATGGCTCGGTACTTGAAGCGGAGGTTTCGGGAACATTTCCCGGTAGCCCCGCGGTACTTCGCTTTAATTTCACGTTTCAGAACGGGCTGGTCGGATCACTAAAAATCACCGGATAG
- a CDS encoding AAA family ATPase, which yields MNQDLLVRLFRSIDGDQNDDIVKVAETIIEDERTKGHAKLADRLKTILAKNVQSNQHFKGELKNIFGSSTNIPTDKRNNIPLAFEIKRDDLRHEMILNVPTEYKIKRIEQEFVARERLAQFGLKHRCRILLHGAPGCGKSMSAERIAWNIGLPFLKVRFEAIISSYLGESASNLKKLFEMIINYPCVLLLDEFDFIAKSRENKQDVGEMHRIVNILLNVLEDYEGPGIVVATTNLEGSLDKALFRRFDDIIEIPKPGVPEIERILRSTLSSIKIDKDISWSQIASDMEGFSAALIVKIANDAAKNSVIHGNGVVSKKHFSTSLSENQLYNKP from the coding sequence ATGAATCAAGACTTGCTAGTCCGTCTTTTCCGTTCTATTGATGGCGATCAAAACGACGATATTGTAAAGGTTGCCGAGACGATCATTGAGGATGAACGTACAAAGGGCCACGCAAAGTTAGCGGACAGACTAAAAACTATACTTGCTAAAAATGTTCAAAGTAACCAACATTTTAAGGGTGAACTCAAAAATATTTTCGGTAGTTCAACAAATATTCCAACTGATAAACGGAATAACATTCCTCTTGCATTCGAAATAAAACGTGATGATCTCCGTCACGAAATGATCCTCAATGTGCCCACAGAATACAAGATCAAAAGAATTGAACAGGAGTTTGTAGCAAGGGAAAGACTCGCGCAGTTTGGATTAAAACATCGATGTCGTATTCTGCTACATGGTGCGCCAGGTTGTGGCAAAAGCATGAGTGCTGAAAGGATTGCATGGAATATTGGTTTACCGTTTTTAAAGGTCCGATTTGAAGCAATAATTTCCTCCTATTTGGGTGAATCTGCAAGTAATTTGAAAAAATTATTCGAGATGATTATTAACTACCCATGTGTTCTGCTTTTGGATGAATTTGATTTCATCGCAAAATCTAGGGAAAATAAACAGGATGTTGGAGAAATGCACAGAATAGTAAACATTTTGCTAAATGTTCTTGAAGATTATGAAGGCCCTGGGATTGTTGTAGCAACAACTAATTTAGAGGGGTCGCTAGATAAAGCCCTTTTCAGACGGTTTGATGATATTATCGAAATCCCAAAACCCGGGGTGCCTGAAATTGAGAGAATATTGAGATCCACTCTTTCAAGTATCAAAATTGACAAGGATATATCTTGGAGCCAAATTGCCTCGGATATGGAGGGATTTTCAGCTGCTTTAATCGTCAAAATCGCGAATGATGCAGCTAAAAATTCTGTTATTCATGGAAATGGAGTCGTGTCTAAAAAGCACTTTAGTACATCTTTATCAGAGAATCAACTATATAATAAACCCTAA
- a CDS encoding NAD-dependent epimerase/dehydratase family protein translates to MKTIITGATGMVGEGVLFECLDNPAVTEVLIIGRKPYDLIHPKLNELIVKDFSEISNHSKLLKNYDGCFFCAGVSSVGENEESFTKKTYDFVVPFATSLLQINPAMVFIYVSGNRTDSTEKGKVMWARVKGRTENALMKIPFKGQYNFRPAIMTGSKGQKNVKTIYKILGPLIAPFFPAKTLKLKQVGQAMINAVLKGYPKQILEVDDIIQLAKN, encoded by the coding sequence ATGAAGACAATCATAACAGGTGCAACTGGAATGGTGGGCGAGGGCGTTTTGTTTGAATGTTTAGATAATCCAGCAGTAACAGAAGTGCTGATTATAGGCAGAAAACCCTATGATTTAATCCATCCAAAACTAAATGAGCTAATTGTAAAAGATTTTTCGGAAATCAGCAATCATTCAAAACTATTAAAAAATTATGATGGCTGTTTTTTTTGTGCAGGCGTAAGTTCAGTTGGTGAAAACGAAGAGAGTTTTACCAAAAAGACCTACGACTTTGTAGTCCCATTTGCCACATCATTATTGCAAATTAATCCGGCAATGGTCTTTATTTATGTATCGGGAAACCGCACTGACAGTACGGAAAAAGGAAAAGTAATGTGGGCAAGGGTAAAAGGACGAACCGAAAATGCGCTAATGAAAATACCTTTTAAAGGTCAATATAATTTCCGACCTGCGATAATGACGGGAAGCAAAGGACAAAAAAATGTAAAGACGATTTATAAAATATTGGGCCCCTTAATAGCGCCATTTTTCCCTGCAAAAACTTTAAAACTTAAACAAGTTGGGCAGGCGATGATTAATGCTGTATTAAAAGGATACCCAAAGCAAATTCTTGAAGTGGATGATATCATACAATTGGCAAAAAATTGA
- a CDS encoding prealbumin-like fold domain-containing protein: protein MKRIGILFTLLNFYCVIVMAQEEPVPVFPSSPFNRDQADAMLNAGTAMLHGVVTKKKKNPDNTYLGIVVILFPCTPYFDEWYELQKKNKKGKTFAMMSPDAYSYRILTKASDKDGRFEFRNLKPGRYYLQTMVRQGKMKEMWNQVGTSTSVGYNIYGQAVTSYSRPIYEDFKLFYETNDLVKNFVEITSEGQVVNVKL, encoded by the coding sequence ATGAAGCGAATAGGTATTTTATTTACACTGTTAAATTTTTATTGTGTAATTGTAATGGCCCAGGAAGAACCAGTCCCTGTTTTCCCTTCCTCGCCGTTCAATAGGGATCAAGCAGATGCTATGCTAAATGCAGGAACAGCTATGTTACATGGCGTGGTCACTAAGAAGAAAAAGAACCCGGACAATACCTATTTGGGTATTGTCGTAATACTTTTCCCCTGCACACCCTATTTTGATGAATGGTATGAGCTGCAAAAGAAGAACAAAAAAGGCAAAACATTTGCAATGATGTCACCCGATGCTTACTCCTACCGCATACTGACAAAAGCCTCGGATAAGGATGGTAGGTTCGAGTTCCGGAATTTAAAACCTGGAAGGTACTACTTGCAAACAATGGTACGTCAAGGTAAGATGAAAGAAATGTGGAATCAGGTAGGTACTTCGACTTCTGTTGGTTATAATATATATGGGCAGGCGGTCACTTCTTATTCCCGACCTATATATGAGGACTTTAAGTTGTTCTATGAGACAAATGACCTGGTGAAAAACTTTGTTGAAATTACATCAGAGGGACAGGTTGTAAATGTTAAGCTTTAA